The following proteins are co-located in the Pseudomonas sp. ATCC 13867 genome:
- the ccoN gene encoding cytochrome-c oxidase, cbb3-type subunit I: MSTTNQTAYNYKVVRQFAIMTVVWGIVGMAVGVLIAAQLVWPDLNLGLPWTSFGRLRPLHTNAVIFAFGGSALFATSYYSVQRTCQTRLFSDTLASFTFWGWQLVILCAAITLPLGMTSSKEYAELEWPIDILITIVWVSYAIVFFGTLMKRKTKHIYVGNWFFGGFILTVAILHVVNNMEIPVSLTKSYSLYSGATDAMIQWWYGHNAVGFFLTAGFLGMMYYFVPKQAERPVYSYRLSIVHFWALIAVYIWAGPHHLHYTALPDWAQSLGMVMSLILLAPSWGGMINGMMTLSGAWHKLRTDPILRFLVVSLAFYGMSTFEGPMMAIKTVNALSHYTDWTIGHVHAGALGWVAMVSIGSLYHMIPKVFGREQMHSVGLINTHFWLATIGTVLYIASMWVNGITQGLMWRAVNSDGTLTYSFVEALAAGHPGFIVRMIGGAIFLLGMLVMAYNVWRTVAAAKPAEMQAAAQMA, translated from the coding sequence ATGAGCACAACCAATCAGACCGCTTATAACTACAAGGTGGTCCGCCAGTTCGCCATTATGACAGTGGTGTGGGGGATCGTCGGCATGGCCGTCGGTGTCCTGATCGCTGCTCAATTGGTGTGGCCGGACCTTAACCTCGGCTTACCGTGGACGAGCTTCGGTCGCCTGCGTCCGCTGCATACCAATGCGGTGATCTTCGCCTTCGGCGGCTCCGCACTGTTCGCCACCAGCTACTACTCGGTGCAGCGGACCTGCCAGACCCGTCTTTTCTCCGACACGCTCGCTTCCTTCACCTTCTGGGGTTGGCAGTTGGTGATCCTGTGCGCCGCCATCACGCTGCCGCTGGGCATGACCTCCTCCAAGGAGTACGCCGAGCTGGAATGGCCGATCGACATCCTGATCACCATCGTCTGGGTCTCCTACGCCATCGTCTTCTTCGGCACGCTGATGAAGCGCAAGACCAAGCACATCTACGTGGGCAACTGGTTCTTCGGTGGCTTCATCCTGACCGTGGCGATCCTGCACGTGGTCAACAACATGGAGATCCCGGTCAGCCTGACCAAGTCCTACTCGCTGTACTCGGGCGCCACCGACGCGATGATCCAGTGGTGGTACGGCCACAACGCCGTGGGCTTCTTCCTGACCGCCGGCTTCCTGGGGATGATGTACTACTTCGTACCCAAGCAGGCCGAGCGTCCGGTCTACTCCTACCGCCTGTCCATCGTGCACTTCTGGGCGCTGATCGCCGTCTACATCTGGGCCGGTCCGCACCACCTGCACTACACCGCGCTGCCGGATTGGGCCCAGTCTCTGGGCATGGTGATGTCCCTGATCCTGCTGGCTCCGAGCTGGGGCGGCATGATCAACGGCATGATGACCCTCTCCGGCGCCTGGCATAAGCTGCGCACCGACCCGATCCTGCGCTTCCTGGTGGTGTCCCTGGCCTTCTACGGCATGTCCACCTTCGAAGGCCCGATGATGGCCATCAAGACCGTCAACGCCCTCTCCCACTACACCGACTGGACCATCGGCCACGTACACGCCGGTGCTCTGGGCTGGGTGGCAATGGTCTCCATCGGCTCCCTGTACCACATGATCCCGAAGGTCTTCGGTCGCGAGCAGATGCACAGCGTCGGCCTGATCAACACCCACTTCTGGCTGGCCACCATCGGCACCGTGCTGTACATCGCCTCCATGTGGGTCAACGGCATCACCCAGGGCCTGATGTGGCGTGCAGTGAACTCAGACGGCACCCTCACCTACTCCTTCGTCGAAGCCCTGGCCGCCGGCCACCCCGGCTTCATCGTGCGGATGATCGGTGGTGCCATCTTCCTGCTGGGCATGCTGGTCATGGCCTACAACGTCTGGCGCACCGTCGCTGCCGCCAAGCCGGCTGAAATGCAAGCCGCGGCGCAGATGGCCTGA
- the ccoO gene encoding cytochrome-c oxidase, cbb3-type subunit II, which translates to MKHEVLEKNVGLLALCMAVAVSIGGLTQIVPLFFQDVTNTPVEGMKPYTALQLEGRDVYIREGCVGCHSQMIRPFRAETERYGHYSVAGESVWDHPFLWGSKRTGPDLARVGGRYSDDWHRAHLYNPRNVVPESKMPAYPWLVENKLDGKDTAKKLEVMRVMGVPYTDDDIAGASDAVKGKTEMDAVVAYLQVLGTSIKNKR; encoded by the coding sequence ATGAAACACGAAGTACTCGAGAAAAACGTCGGCCTGCTGGCCCTGTGCATGGCCGTCGCCGTCAGCATCGGCGGCCTGACCCAGATCGTTCCGCTGTTCTTCCAGGACGTCACCAACACCCCGGTGGAAGGCATGAAGCCCTACACCGCGCTGCAACTGGAAGGCCGTGACGTGTACATCCGCGAGGGCTGCGTAGGCTGCCACTCGCAGATGATCCGTCCGTTCCGCGCCGAGACCGAGCGCTACGGCCACTACTCCGTCGCCGGCGAAAGCGTCTGGGACCACCCGTTCCTGTGGGGCTCCAAGCGTACCGGCCCGGACCTGGCCCGCGTCGGCGGCCGCTACTCGGACGACTGGCACCGCGCGCACCTGTACAACCCGCGCAACGTGGTGCCGGAATCGAAGATGCCCGCCTACCCCTGGCTGGTCGAGAACAAACTCGACGGCAAGGACACGGCGAAGAAACTGGAAGTGATGCGTGTCATGGGCGTGCCCTACACGGACGACGACATCGCTGGCGCCAGCGACGCTGTCAAAGGCAAGACCGAAATGGACGCGGTGGTCGCGTACCTGCAGGTCCTCGGCACCTCCATCAAGAACAAGCGGTGA
- a CDS encoding CcoQ/FixQ family Cbb3-type cytochrome c oxidase assembly chaperone, producing MDIGTIRGLGTVIVMAAFVGVLLWAYGGKRKERFDEDALLPFADDPVAKRHAEKEQASRSNNA from the coding sequence ATGGATATCGGGACCATTCGCGGCCTCGGCACCGTCATCGTGATGGCGGCCTTCGTCGGCGTACTGCTCTGGGCTTACGGCGGCAAACGCAAGGAGCGCTTCGACGAAGACGCCCTGCTGCCCTTCGCGGATGACCCGGTGGCCAAGCGGCACGCTGAGAAAGAGCAAGCTTCTAGGAGCAACAACGCATGA
- the ccoP gene encoding cytochrome-c oxidase, cbb3-type subunit III has protein sequence MTTFWSLYITVLTVGSLIALLWLVFATRSGQSSNTTDQTMGHAFDGIEEYDNPLPKWWFLLFVGTIVFAAGYLVLYPGLGTWKGILPGYDGGWTQDKQWEREEALAKEKYGPIFAKYAAMPVEEVAKDPQAMKMGERLFATYCSICHGSDAKGAVGFPNLTDSDWRWGGDAKSIEATILGGRHAAMPAWGDVLGDKGVQDVAAFVTAKLDGRKLPEGVTADNVDNGSNLFATTCVACHGPEGKGNPLMGAPDLTHPGAFIYGSSYAQLQQTIRHGRQGQMPAQEQYLGKDKVHILAAYIYNISGQAK, from the coding sequence ATGACTACCTTCTGGAGTCTGTACATCACCGTTCTAACAGTCGGCTCGCTGATCGCCCTGCTGTGGCTGGTATTCGCCACCCGCAGCGGACAGTCCTCGAACACCACCGACCAGACCATGGGCCACGCCTTCGACGGCATCGAGGAGTACGACAACCCGCTGCCCAAGTGGTGGTTCCTGCTGTTCGTCGGCACCATCGTGTTCGCCGCCGGCTACCTGGTCCTCTACCCGGGCCTGGGCACCTGGAAAGGCATCCTGCCGGGCTACGACGGCGGCTGGACCCAGGACAAGCAATGGGAGCGCGAAGAAGCACTGGCCAAAGAGAAATATGGCCCGATCTTCGCTAAATACGCCGCCATGCCCGTGGAAGAAGTCGCGAAAGATCCGCAAGCCATGAAAATGGGCGAGCGCCTCTTCGCCACCTACTGCTCCATCTGCCACGGTTCCGACGCCAAGGGCGCTGTCGGCTTCCCGAACCTCACCGACAGTGACTGGCGCTGGGGCGGCGATGCCAAGAGCATCGAAGCCACCATCCTCGGTGGACGTCACGCCGCCATGCCGGCCTGGGGTGACGTGCTGGGCGACAAGGGAGTGCAGGACGTAGCCGCCTTCGTCACCGCCAAACTGGACGGCCGCAAGCTGCCCGAGGGCGTGACCGCGGACAACGTCGACAACGGCAGCAATCTGTTCGCCACCACCTGCGTCGCCTGCCACGGTCCGGAAGGCAAGGGCAACCCGCTGATGGGCGCCCCCGACCTGACTCATCCGGGCGCCTTCATCTACGGCTCCAGCTACGCGCAACTGCAGCAAACCATCCGTCACGGCCGCCAGGGCCAGATGCCGGCGCAGGAACAGTACCTGGGCAAGGACAAGGTGCACATCCTCGCCGCCTACATCTACAACATCTCCGGTCAGGCGAAGTAA